ATAACAATAACGGGAGTGCAGTATGAAAATCGTTGATATCCAGTGTTTCCCCCTGAAGATAAAACCACAGGATATTTATCTGGGCGGTAAAACAGATGACAGCCTGCCAGATTATTATTATCGCGATGAATATCGTTGTGTCTATTCACGCAAAATGGAAACCTGTCTGATAAAAATCACCGCAGATAACGGCCTGGTTGGCTGGGGAGAAGCACTGGCGCCAGTGGTGCCGCATATTGTTGCGGAGATTATTAATCATCTTTTTAAACCGTTACTGCTGGGTGCCAGCCCTTTCGACAGCAATGTTCTGGGGGCTAAAATGTATGACTCCATGCGCGACCGTGGTTATATCACTGGCTATCAGGTGGATGCGATTGCTGCGGTGGATATTGCGCTATGGGATTTAAAAGGCAAATGTCTCGGTTTGCCGGTCTGGCAGCTGTTGGGTGGCGCCTGGCGTCAGTCGGTGCCCTGCTATGTCTCCGGATTACCGCAAGCGGAACTTGAGCAGCGCTGCGAGCTGGCCATAAGCTGGCGTGAACGCGGTTTTACCGCCATCAAACTGGCGCTTGGTTACGGAGTGGCGGAAGACGTCAGAAATGTACGCGCAATTCGCGCGGCGGTCGGTGATGACATTGCGCTGTTTCTTGATGCCCACTGGAACTATAGCGTTAGCGAAGCCTGCGACCTGCTGGAGGAACTTAAACCCCTTGGCCTGCGTTTTCTTGAAGCGCCCTTACTGCCGGAGGATGTGGCGGGCCATCGTGAGCTGCGTCAGAAATCCAGCGTTGCCATCGCCCTCGGCGAAACCGAACGTACCCGTTATCAGTTCCGCCCCTTTATTGAGCAGCGGGCGGTAGATATTTTGCAGCCCGATGTCGGACGCACCGGCATCAGCGAACTGATGCGTATTGCCTCACTGGCGGAAACCCACAACCTGAAGGTTGCTCCGCATCTCAGCGTCGGCCTGGCGCCCTGCATCGCCGCATCCATCCACGTCGCCGCGGCCCTGCCCAATCTCTTTATGCTGGAGTTTCAGCCGCCGGTATTTGCCGTGGCAAACAGCCTGCTGCATACCCCGCTGGTTTGCGCCGAGGGCCACTACCAGCTGCCGTCGGGCGCAGGCCTCGGCATCGAAATCAATGAAGACGTGGTACAAGAACATCTCTGGAGCCCATCATGCTAAAAGGTAACGTACCGATTCTGGCCACCGCATTTGACCTGCAGGGTGAAGTGGATATCCCCTCCATCCGCAAACTGGTGGCATTTCTGCTGCGACAAGGCATCGATGGCCTGGCGCTGTTTGGTAATGCTTCCGAAGGTTATGCCCTCACTGGCGCCGAAAAACAGACTATTTTCTCTGCGGTGAAGGAGATGACGGCGGATTTACCGCTGGTGGTTGCGGCGGGTGGTGCTTCCAGTCAGGTAGCCATTGAAGAGATTAAGCTGGCAGAGCGCATGGGGGCACAGGTGGCGATGGTCAATCCACCGTCAGTGGTAAAGCCCGGACCGGAGGAGATTTTCCGCTTCTATCGCGATATCTGCGCACAGTGCGATATTGAAATTATGATTCAGGATGCACCGATGATGACTGGAGTAACTCTGCCGGTCGCCACCCTGGTCAGCCTGTGCCAGACCTTTCCGCAGATTCGTTATATCAAAGTTGAACAACCACCAACAACCCTGAAAATCAGTCAGTTAAAACAGGCTTTAGCTGATGATATTGGCCTGTTCGGTGGTCTGAATGCCGGATTTCTTTATGAAGAGCTGGCGCGCGGCATTATCGGAACTATGCCCGCCTGTGAATTTCCTGATGTCATTAATCGCATTCTTGCTGCCTGGCAGCATGATCGGCAGCAGGCTCGTGAGATCTTCTATCGTTACCTGCCCTTGTTACGCTACGGCGTCCAGCCTGGAATTGGCGTTGCCATCCATAAAACGATTATTTATCAGGCGGGACTGTTCGCCACCGACAGGGTGCGCGATCCGGCAAAACGCATCGATGACCAGACGCGGGAAGAGCTGCGCCAGATAACTGATTATCTGCCGCTGGCGATACTGGAGGCGGCAAAATGAACTATATCGCCGTCGACTGGGGAACCAGTAACTTTCGCGCCATACGCGTCACTGATGGGCAAATCGCTGCCATCGTTCAGTCCGATCAGGGGGTTGGGCGTTGCCAGCGCGAAATGCTGCCGCTGATATTGCAGCAGCAGATCACGCGCCTCGGTGACGATTACAATCAGCAGCTGCCGGTGATTTTATGCGGCATGGCAGGCAGTAATATCGGTATCTACGATGCCGGTTATCAGTCCCTGCCGCTGGCGTTTAGCGCCCTGCAGGATAAAGGCATTCCGCTTCCCGGCATCCTGCCAAATCCACTCACTATTAAAGCAGGTATCTCCAGCGTGGCGGAGTGGGAAGTGTGTCGCGGTGAGGAGATGCAGCTGCTTGGCGCTTTATATCTGAGCGATGCCCGGGTTTTCTCCGCAGTTGGCACCCACAGCAAATGGCTCACCGTTGATCGTGACCGCCAGCAGATTACGACCCTCTGTACCCTGATGTCTGGTGAGCTATATAGCCTGCTATTAAATCATTCGGTGGTCGGCAAAGGCTTGCCGCCACAGACCTTCTCCCGCGAACATTTTCTTACGGGCGTCGATAGCGCTGCGCTGGCAAAAGCGGAGCAGCGCGATCTGATGACCGAGCTATTTCGCTGCCGTGGACGCTATATCCTCGGACAGTTTGATGCCGCTTACGCCGCCTGCTGGCTGTCCGGCTTTCTCACCGCCCATGAGCTGCTGACCGGGCACCCGCGCCAGCAGTCGGTGTGCTTTATCGGCGCTTCATCACTGCTGGAACATTACCAGCTGGCCAGTCACCATCTCGGGCTGCCCTGCACCACGCTGCTGGCGGAAGAGGCATTAATTGCCGGACTCAATAAGGTATTTGAACATGATGTTTAACGGACCGGTGGTGGCTATTTTACGCGGCATCACGCCGCATGAATGCCTGTCGCAGGTAGAGTGTCTGCTGCAATATGGCATTACTGATATTGAGATCCCAGCCAATTCGCCTGACTGGCAAACAACGATTCGCCTGCTGAAGCAGCAGTTTGGCAGCAGTGTTCATCTTGGCGCCGGAACCATCACTGAACCACAGCTGGCAGAGGCCAGCGCGCGGGCGGGAGCAGATTATATTCTGACGCCCAATCTTAATCCGGCAGTGATACGTCACGCTCAGACATCAGGATTGAAAATCTGCGCCGGGGTGTTTAGCGCCAGCGAAATATTCAGTGCCTGTGCACTACGCGCAGATGCATTGAAGATTTTCCCGGCCGCAGCGTTGCCCGTCGATTATCCGCAATTGATTAAAGGGCCACTACAACAGCCGATACCGTTTTGTGCCGTTGGCGGCATCAACTTGCAGAATATTGCCGCGTATTTATCCCACTATGACGGCGTGGGGATTGGATCAGCGCTATACCAGCCGGGCCAGTCGCTGGAGCAGATGCATACGCGCTGCCGCCAGCTAATCGCACAGCTGTAGTGGCTTATACCCCGCCAATCTTTTGCGCGGCGCACAGCAGAAAGCTCTGCAGCTTATCCAGATCTTTTATGCTACCGGTAAAGTTAGAGAGTGCAATCGCCGCCTGCATACCGGGGATCATGCAGGCCATGCGATACTCATCGTCCTGGAAGGTTTTCACCAACACCTGATTCTTACGCGCCTGTGCGAGGTCGTCGGCAATCAGGTTGAAATCATGGATGCCAGTCAAGGCGATAATCTCTTCATCGCTCTTTTGCGCCAGCAGCTTTAAACCAATCACCGAGTCAATCGCCGCGACCGTATGGTAATTGCCAATCGCGCGCGCCACGCTGACACCTTTTCGGGTATGAATCAGGTAGACCACATGGCGATCTTTAAGCACGCCAATCACAATAGAAATGTCGTGTTTGCCAATCTCTTCCAGCGTATCTATCACCGCAGTGTAGAACGCAGAGTGATGTATCGACAGCGCCGAGATACGATGCACGCCGATACCGACGGAGTATTTGCGCTTTTCGTTGCGATGCACCATATCCAGCGACAATAACGACTGCATAATACGGGTGACTTTGGCGGAATCCAGATTAAGCCTGCGCCCCATATCACGAATACCGACAGGTTCGCGACTGGCCGCTAACAGATCAAGACAACGGAAAGCGTCGTAGATTGAGTGATTTAACATGCCATATCTCCCCGCAACAGAACGGGTTTATACTACCGCTCGCCGCGCCGCAGCTGAACAACGGTGATACTGATATGTGATGTTGTCTCAGCGATTTTTGTTGCCATGCTATTTGCCGCATCACGTTTTACTGTCATCTCCCGCACCTCAAAACATCATATAACCGTCATAAAGCGCTGTTAATTTGCTGCCAATGAGATCGATCTCATGCGGCAAAAGTGAGCAGCGAATGAGTGATTTATTGCAGGTAGCAAAACTGGCAGGCGTTTCGCGGGCAACCGCCGCGCGCGCTTTTTCGTCGCCGGATCTGGTGCGGGAAGCGACACGCAACAAGATATTTGCCGCCTCGGAGCAGCTGGGTTTTCGTCCCAATCATATTGCGCGCCAGCTGCGTACCCAGTCGACGCGCATTATTGGCGTATTGCTGCCTTCGTTACAAAATCCGATTTTCGCCGCCCAGTTACAGGCGATGGAAAATCTTGCTCAGCTGCATGGTTACTCGCTGCTGGTCGCCACCAGTAACTACCAGCCACAGCGTGAAGCGGCGATAGTGGAGAATATGCTGCGCCAGCGGGTTGACGGGCTGGTGCTGACGGTCGCCGATGCGGATCACAGCGCAGTACTGCTGGATCTGCAACGTGAAGCGATTCCACTGGTGCTGGTGCATAACTCGCCACAGCGCCTCGCGTTGCCGGCAGTACGCGTCGACAATCGCCTCGCAGTGATGCAGGCCACCGAGGTGTTGCTGCAACTCGGCCATCGCCATATCGGCATGATTGCCGGGCCGATGTTGCAATCTGACCGCGCACGCCAGCGCTATCAGGGCTATTGCGATGCGATGTCGCAGGCCGGACTGACTCCCGCTGATGTCATCGAAATGCCAAGTCATATCCATTCCGATCTAAATACTCTGCGGCCGCTACTGCATGGCCCGCGCGCCTTTACCGCCCTGCTCTGCACCAACGATCTGCTGGCGCTAAGCGTGATGGGCGAACTGATGCGTACCGGCTACCAGATCCCGCAGCAAATCTCAGTCATTGGCTTTGATGGCATCGAAATGGGACGAATGCAGTTTCCTTCACTCAGCTCCGTGGTGCAGCCACTGGAAGAGATGGGCCGCCTGGCGATCACCCATTTACTGGCGCAAATCGCCGGAGAGATCCCACCGGCCGGCTGCCTGGCTCACCAGTTCCGCTACGGGGAGAGTATTGCTCCACCCACCGCACAAACACTTTGATGACTTAACCAACACCAGGGAAATCTTATGTCACAACATACATCCGCTAAAAAACTGGCGCTGGCCACTCTGCTGGCAGGCAGTGCGCTGTTCAGTCAGATGGCTGCGGCCGCTGAAGCCATCTGCTACAACTGTCCACCAGAATGGGCGGACTGGGGCACACAGTTACAGGCGATCAAAAAAGATCTTGGCATCAGCGTGCCGCAGGACAATAAAAACTCCGGCCAGGCACTGGCGCAGATGGTGGCTGAAAAAGCCAATCCGGTAGCTGATGTGGCTTACCTCGGGGTCAGCTTTGGCATTCAGGCGGCGAAGTCCGATGTCGTGACCGCTTACAAGCCCAAAGAGTGGAATGATATTCCGGCCGGAATGAAAGATCCGGACGGCAAATGGGTCGCGCTGCACAGTGGCACCATGGGCTTTATGGTTAACGTCGATGCGCTGAATGGCCTGCCGGTGCCACAATCCTGGAATGATCTGCTGAAACCTGAATACAAAGGCATGGTCGGTTTCCTTGATCCTTCCAGCGCCTTTGTCGGTTATGTGGCAGCGGTGGCGGCCAATCAAGCGCTCGGCGGCACCCTCGATAATTTTGCACCGGGTATCAGCTACTTTAAAAAGCTGGCGGCCAATAAACCCATCGTGCCAAAGCAAACCGCCTACGCGCGCGTGCTGTCGGGCGAAATCCCGATCATGATGGACTACGATTTCAACGCCTACCGCGCCAGATATAAAGATAACGCCAATGTGGTGTTTGTGATTCCGCAGGAAGGCACCATCACCGTGCCTTACACCATCAGTCTGGTGAAAAACGCCCCGCATGCGGATGATGGCAAAAAAGTGATCGACTATGTGCTGTCAGATAAAGGTCAGGCGCTTTGGGCCAATGCCTTCCTGCGCCCGGTGCGCGCCAGCACTCTGTCAGCTGATGCGAAAAAGCGTTTCCTGCCGGACAGCGACTATGCCCGTGCCAGCACCGTCGACTATCAGCAGATGGCTGACGTGCAGAAAGCCTTCTCCAGCCGTTACCTGAGCGAGATCCGTTAATGAGCGTTTCAGCAACGCGCCACACGCAGCGTCCCCGTCCGGGGGCGTTATTCAGCCGCTTTGTGTCGCGCCGACGCCGCCAGTTGCCGTGGATGCTGATGCCTGCCTTACTGTTTTTTGCCGCTTTCTGGTTGCTGCCGTTTGCCACGCTGATTGCAATGGGCAGTCAGCCGGATAACAGCTCGCATATCAATGCTTACTGGACGGTGCTGAGCCGTCCGCAGTATCTGGAAAGTCTTGGCATTACCCTGCTGCTGTCGCTGCTGGTATCGCTGGCGGCGGTGGCGATTTCGGCGGTGGTTGCCTGCTTTCTTGCCCGTCATGAGTTTCCCGCTAAATCACTGCTGCTGGCGATCCTCACCTTTCCGCTGGCATTCCCCGGCGTGGTGGTTGGATTTCTGGTGGTGATGCTCGCCGGACGCCAGGGGCTGCTGGCCCAGCTGGGGTTAGCACTGGTCGGCGAACGCTGGATGTTTGCCTACTCCCTGAGCGGACTGTTTATGGGTTACCTCTACTTCTCCATTCCGCGGGTGATTATGGTGCTGGTCGCCGCCTGCGAAAAACTCGATCCGACGCTGGAAGAAGCGGCACGTTCGCTGGGCGCCAGCCAGTGGCGGATAATTTGCGACGTGATTGTGCCCGGACTGGCGCCAGCGCTGATCTCCAGCGGCG
This is a stretch of genomic DNA from Winslowiella toletana. It encodes these proteins:
- a CDS encoding 2-dehydro-3-deoxygalactonokinase encodes the protein MNYIAVDWGTSNFRAIRVTDGQIAAIVQSDQGVGRCQREMLPLILQQQITRLGDDYNQQLPVILCGMAGSNIGIYDAGYQSLPLAFSALQDKGIPLPGILPNPLTIKAGISSVAEWEVCRGEEMQLLGALYLSDARVFSAVGTHSKWLTVDRDRQQITTLCTLMSGELYSLLLNHSVVGKGLPPQTFSREHFLTGVDSAALAKAEQRDLMTELFRCRGRYILGQFDAAYAACWLSGFLTAHELLTGHPRQQSVCFIGASSLLEHYQLASHHLGLPCTTLLAEEALIAGLNKVFEHDV
- a CDS encoding dihydrodipicolinate synthase family protein codes for the protein MLKGNVPILATAFDLQGEVDIPSIRKLVAFLLRQGIDGLALFGNASEGYALTGAEKQTIFSAVKEMTADLPLVVAAGGASSQVAIEEIKLAERMGAQVAMVNPPSVVKPGPEEIFRFYRDICAQCDIEIMIQDAPMMTGVTLPVATLVSLCQTFPQIRYIKVEQPPTTLKISQLKQALADDIGLFGGLNAGFLYEELARGIIGTMPACEFPDVINRILAAWQHDRQQAREIFYRYLPLLRYGVQPGIGVAIHKTIIYQAGLFATDRVRDPAKRIDDQTREELRQITDYLPLAILEAAK
- a CDS encoding helix-turn-helix domain-containing protein, coding for MLNHSIYDAFRCLDLLAASREPVGIRDMGRRLNLDSAKVTRIMQSLLSLDMVHRNEKRKYSVGIGVHRISALSIHHSAFYTAVIDTLEEIGKHDISIVIGVLKDRHVVYLIHTRKGVSVARAIGNYHTVAAIDSVIGLKLLAQKSDEEIIALTGIHDFNLIADDLAQARKNQVLVKTFQDDEYRMACMIPGMQAAIALSNFTGSIKDLDKLQSFLLCAAQKIGGV
- a CDS encoding ABC transporter permease, producing the protein MSVSATRHTQRPRPGALFSRFVSRRRRQLPWMLMPALLFFAAFWLLPFATLIAMGSQPDNSSHINAYWTVLSRPQYLESLGITLLLSLLVSLAAVAISAVVACFLARHEFPAKSLLLAILTFPLAFPGVVVGFLVVMLAGRQGLLAQLGLALVGERWMFAYSLSGLFMGYLYFSIPRVIMVLVAACEKLDPTLEEAARSLGASQWRIICDVIVPGLAPALISSGALCFATSMGAFGTAFTLGTDLNVLPLTLYGEFTNYANFATAAALSVVMGGVAWLALILARKLAGESREGTR
- a CDS encoding ABC transporter substrate-binding protein, which encodes MSQHTSAKKLALATLLAGSALFSQMAAAAEAICYNCPPEWADWGTQLQAIKKDLGISVPQDNKNSGQALAQMVAEKANPVADVAYLGVSFGIQAAKSDVVTAYKPKEWNDIPAGMKDPDGKWVALHSGTMGFMVNVDALNGLPVPQSWNDLLKPEYKGMVGFLDPSSAFVGYVAAVAANQALGGTLDNFAPGISYFKKLAANKPIVPKQTAYARVLSGEIPIMMDYDFNAYRARYKDNANVVFVIPQEGTITVPYTISLVKNAPHADDGKKVIDYVLSDKGQALWANAFLRPVRASTLSADAKKRFLPDSDYARASTVDYQQMADVQKAFSSRYLSEIR
- a CDS encoding mandelate racemase/muconate lactonizing enzyme family protein, with translation MKIVDIQCFPLKIKPQDIYLGGKTDDSLPDYYYRDEYRCVYSRKMETCLIKITADNGLVGWGEALAPVVPHIVAEIINHLFKPLLLGASPFDSNVLGAKMYDSMRDRGYITGYQVDAIAAVDIALWDLKGKCLGLPVWQLLGGAWRQSVPCYVSGLPQAELEQRCELAISWRERGFTAIKLALGYGVAEDVRNVRAIRAAVGDDIALFLDAHWNYSVSEACDLLEELKPLGLRFLEAPLLPEDVAGHRELRQKSSVAIALGETERTRYQFRPFIEQRAVDILQPDVGRTGISELMRIASLAETHNLKVAPHLSVGLAPCIAASIHVAAALPNLFMLEFQPPVFAVANSLLHTPLVCAEGHYQLPSGAGLGIEINEDVVQEHLWSPSC
- a CDS encoding LacI family DNA-binding transcriptional regulator, translated to MSDLLQVAKLAGVSRATAARAFSSPDLVREATRNKIFAASEQLGFRPNHIARQLRTQSTRIIGVLLPSLQNPIFAAQLQAMENLAQLHGYSLLVATSNYQPQREAAIVENMLRQRVDGLVLTVADADHSAVLLDLQREAIPLVLVHNSPQRLALPAVRVDNRLAVMQATEVLLQLGHRHIGMIAGPMLQSDRARQRYQGYCDAMSQAGLTPADVIEMPSHIHSDLNTLRPLLHGPRAFTALLCTNDLLALSVMGELMRTGYQIPQQISVIGFDGIEMGRMQFPSLSSVVQPLEEMGRLAITHLLAQIAGEIPPAGCLAHQFRYGESIAPPTAQTL